The genome window GCGTCCATGAACGCGCGAAGCGGGCGGGCCAAGTCGTCCACGAAGAAGATCTACGTCATTTCCGATGCCACGGGGCAGAGCGGGCTGCACATCATGCGGGCCGCGCTCGTGCAGTTCAAGCATGCAAAGGCGAAGGTCGCCGTTTTTCACGACATCAACACGAGGAGCGCCCTCAAGAAGGTCCTTGACCGGGCCAGGGCGAAGGGAGCGCTCATCGCCTTCACCTTTGTCCGGAAGGACATGCGGGACTCCGCCTACGAATACTGCCTGAAGAACCACATCATCCACCTCGATATCCTCGGGCCGCTCATCACCAATCTCTCCTCCTATCTGGGTCGTGAACCGCTGGAGACGCCGAGCCTCCTCAGAAAGGTCGATGAAAAATATTTCAAACGGATCGACGCGATCGAATTCACGCTGGGACACGACGACGGCAGGGGAGCCGAGCGTCTCAAGGATGCCGACATCGTGGTCGTCGGCCTATCCCGGACGTCGAAGACGCCGACCTCGTTCTATCTCGCCCAGGAGGGGTACAAGGTCGCCAACGTTCCCATCGTACCAGGCATCCCCCTGCCGGAGGAGCTGTTCGAGATCGACCAGCGAAAGATCGCCTGTCTGAACATAGACCCCGAAGTCCTCCAGAAGGTGAGGAGCATCCGCCGGAAGCATTCGGGCCTCAGCGCGAGCTACAGCGATCTCAGGAAGATCAACGCCGAGGTCGAGTATGTCTGGGACCTGATCAGGAAGAACAGGAACTGGACGGTCGTTGACACTAC of Nitrospirota bacterium contains these proteins:
- a CDS encoding pyruvate, water dikinase regulatory protein; the encoded protein is MNARSGRAKSSTKKIYVISDATGQSGLHIMRAALVQFKHAKAKVAVFHDINTRSALKKVLDRARAKGALIAFTFVRKDMRDSAYEYCLKNHIIHLDILGPLITNLSSYLGREPLETPSLLRKVDEKYFKRIDAIEFTLGHDDGRGAERLKDADIVVVGLSRTSKTPTSFYLAQEGYKVANVPIVPGIPLPEELFEIDQRKIACLNIDPEVLQKVRSIRRKHSGLSASYSDLRKINAEVEYVWDLIRKNRNWTVVDTTNKSVEETAWEIIHHVIGDEQEQ